Proteins encoded by one window of Deltaproteobacteria bacterium:
- a CDS encoding HAD family phosphatase: MGTEAVIFDLGGVIVDFSHMAICARLAARCGGSARRVYADIFESGLEEAYDRGLSTAEFHRLVMERTGADMPLGEFRAIWSDIFTENREVSALVEGLKGRVSLVLLSNTNELHFEHVRERFPVIGLFDELVLSYEVGLRKPDAAIFRLAVERSGTAAQRCFYVDDNAGYVEAAAALGLDSRLFESAGALARELARRGLA, from the coding sequence ATGGGGACTGAAGCTGTCATATTCGATCTCGGCGGGGTCATAGTCGACTTTTCGCACATGGCGATCTGCGCCCGTCTGGCGGCGCGGTGCGGCGGGAGTGCGCGGCGGGTCTACGCCGACATATTCGAGAGCGGGCTCGAGGAGGCTTACGACCGGGGGCTCTCGACGGCGGAGTTCCACCGCCTGGTCATGGAGCGCACCGGCGCGGACATGCCGCTCGGCGAATTCCGCGCCATCTGGTCCGACATATTCACCGAGAACCGGGAGGTGAGCGCCCTGGTGGAGGGGCTCAAGGGGAGGGTGAGCCTGGTTCTTCTCTCCAACACCAACGAGCTCCACTTCGAGCACGTGCGGGAGCGTTTTCCCGTGATCGGCCTCTTCGACGAGCTCGTCCTTTCCTACGAGGTGGGGCTGAGAAAGCCCGATGCCGCCATATTCCGCCTCGCCGTGGAGAGGAGCGGGACCGCGGCGCAGCGGTGCTTCTACGTGGACGACAACGCCGGGTACGTGGAGGCCGCCGCTGCGCTTGGCCTGGATTCGCGGCTCTTCGAGTCGGCCGGGGCGCTGGCGCGCGAGCTCGCGCGCCGGGGGCTTGCGTAG
- the amrB gene encoding AmmeMemoRadiSam system protein B: MIRKPCVAYRFYPGDRDSLLSALEGYMPEAGPGEKALAVIAPHAGYMYSAAVAGAVYGRTAVPERVVVIGPNHTGLGERAAVMASGTWQTPLGPVEIDRELAMALLDACGLFSDDASAHMAEHAIEVQLPFIMRRNARARIVPVTLMHTGYEACAEMGAALADVIGGCGGEVLMVVSSDMNHYESDRVTRNKDRLAIEKIKRLDARGLLDVTSEHDITMCGVVPAAVAIEAAVRLDAVGAKVVSYATSAETSGDYNHVVGYAGVIIK; this comes from the coding sequence ATGATACGCAAGCCGTGCGTCGCTTACCGCTTCTACCCCGGCGACAGGGACTCCCTTCTCTCGGCGCTCGAGGGCTACATGCCCGAGGCGGGCCCCGGCGAGAAGGCCCTGGCCGTCATCGCCCCCCATGCGGGCTACATGTACTCGGCCGCCGTGGCCGGCGCCGTCTACGGCAGGACGGCCGTGCCCGAAAGGGTCGTCGTAATCGGCCCCAACCACACGGGGCTCGGCGAGAGGGCGGCGGTCATGGCCTCGGGGACGTGGCAGACGCCGCTCGGCCCGGTGGAGATAGACAGGGAGCTGGCCATGGCGCTCCTTGACGCCTGCGGACTCTTCAGCGACGACGCCTCGGCCCACATGGCCGAACACGCCATCGAGGTCCAGCTTCCCTTCATCATGAGGCGCAACGCCAGGGCGAGGATAGTGCCCGTGACGCTCATGCACACGGGCTACGAGGCCTGCGCCGAGATGGGGGCGGCCCTGGCCGACGTCATAGGGGGTTGCGGCGGCGAGGTCCTCATGGTGGTTAGCTCCGACATGAACCACTACGAATCCGACAGGGTTACGCGCAACAAGGACAGGCTCGCCATCGAGAAGATAAAACGCCTCGACGCCAGGGGACTTCTCGATGTCACATCGGAGCACGATATAACCATGTGCGGCGTCGTGCCGGCGGCCGTGGCCATCGAGGCCGCCGTAAGGCTCGACGCCGTGGGCGCAAAGGTGGTGAGCTACGCCACCTCGGCCGAGACGAGCGGCGACTACAACCATGTGGTCGGCTACGCCGGCGTCATCATAAAGTAG
- a CDS encoding Hsp20/alpha crystallin family protein, which translates to MAIEKWTPLKELETMRREMDRIWEELFTGGQRHRGRLAPQRAAAEGVAAPALDIIDKDDEILVKVEMPGVAKEDIDVSVENNVLTVKGEIRRSEEEKDDAYYHVERTYKSYARSIGLPVEINPEKIKAGLKDGILYIHLGKSEAVKPKRIKVEVE; encoded by the coding sequence ATGGCTATAGAGAAATGGACCCCCCTCAAGGAACTGGAGACGATGCGCCGCGAGATGGACAGGATATGGGAGGAACTCTTCACGGGCGGCCAGCGTCACAGGGGCAGGCTCGCTCCCCAGCGCGCCGCGGCCGAAGGCGTGGCCGCGCCGGCTCTCGACATAATCGACAAGGACGACGAGATACTCGTGAAGGTGGAGATGCCGGGCGTGGCCAAGGAGGACATCGACGTGTCGGTGGAGAACAACGTCCTCACCGTCAAGGGCGAGATAAGGCGCTCGGAAGAAGAGAAGGACGACGCCTACTACCACGTGGAGCGCACCTACAAGAGCTATGCCCGCTCCATCGGACTGCCCGTGGAGATAAACCCCGAGAAGATAAAGGCGGGACTCAAGGACGGCATCCTCTACATCCACCTCGGCAAGTCCGAGGCCGTAAAGCCAAAACGCATAAAGGTGGAAGTCGAGTAG
- the menA gene encoding 1,4-dihydroxy-2-naphthoate octaprenyltransferase: MRSGLDGGGLFGYKWGDHERGDSCKTLDARRSWKGQAVKRPGLYLAATRPRFFPAVIVPVLVGAAAAWHAERAFDPYRLLVALVAAVLYHGGMNALNDYFDHKSGADEANRSPLTPFTGGSRVIQKGLVTPREVLALAVSLVTAGSAAGLYLAFLSGPLVVLIGAAGLLTGIFYSAPPLYLAGRGLGEAAVALAFGILAVTGSYCVQAGSIGAEAVAASLPLAFLIAAVLYINEFPDYEGDRTARKKTLIVRLGPRAARWGLGVIFACAYLSIAAAVAAGLLPAAALLACLPAAAAARAGKGLVKEYAGGERLIPHIKATIAAHSLTGLILSLSLALA; the protein is encoded by the coding sequence TTGCGTAGCGGCCTTGACGGTGGAGGGCTCTTCGGGTATAAGTGGGGAGACCATGAACGGGGAGACTCCTGCAAAACTCTTGACGCCCGCCGGAGCTGGAAGGGGCAGGCCGTGAAAAGACCCGGACTCTATCTCGCCGCCACGCGCCCCCGGTTCTTCCCGGCCGTCATCGTGCCGGTGCTCGTCGGCGCGGCGGCGGCCTGGCACGCGGAGAGGGCCTTCGACCCTTACCGGCTCCTCGTCGCCCTCGTTGCGGCCGTCCTCTATCACGGCGGCATGAACGCCCTCAACGACTACTTCGATCACAAGAGCGGCGCCGACGAGGCTAACCGCAGCCCCCTCACACCCTTTACCGGCGGAAGCCGCGTGATACAGAAGGGGCTTGTGACCCCCCGCGAGGTCCTGGCCCTCGCCGTCTCGCTCGTAACGGCCGGAAGCGCGGCGGGACTCTACCTCGCCTTCCTGAGCGGACCGCTCGTGGTGCTCATCGGGGCCGCGGGACTCCTGACCGGAATCTTCTACTCGGCCCCGCCGCTTTACCTTGCGGGCCGCGGCCTCGGCGAGGCCGCCGTGGCGCTCGCCTTCGGCATACTCGCCGTCACGGGCTCCTACTGCGTCCAGGCCGGGAGCATCGGCGCCGAGGCCGTCGCCGCATCGCTCCCGCTCGCCTTCCTCATAGCGGCGGTGCTCTACATAAACGAGTTCCCCGACTACGAGGGAGACAGGACCGCCCGCAAGAAGACGCTCATCGTCCGTCTCGGCCCTCGCGCCGCCCGCTGGGGGCTGGGCGTCATCTTCGCCTGCGCCTACCTGAGCATCGCCGCCGCCGTTGCGGCCGGCCTCCTCCCCGCGGCAGCGCTGCTCGCCTGCCTTCCGGCCGCCGCGGCCGCGCGGGCCGGAAAGGGGCTCGTAAAGGAGTACGCCGGCGGAGAGCGGCTCATCCCCCACATAAAGGCCACCATAGCCGCCCACAGCCTCACGGGCCTCATACTCTCCCTTTCGCTCGCCCTGGCTTGA
- a CDS encoding metal-dependent hydrolase codes for MKITFCGHSCFIIEGSSASVVIDPFLTGNPQAAVRAEDVKVDAVLVTHGHADHLGDAVDIAKRNNARIIAPFELVNYCIEKGAEGHPMHIGGGFDFPFGRVKLTVAHHGSTTESGAVGNPCGFIISMDGRTVYHAGDTGLFGDMKLIGETNSIDCAMVPIGDNFTMGIDDAVRAVELIRPKVVIPMHYNTWDVIKADPEEFAARLSGGPAEVRVLKPGESTEI; via the coding sequence ATGAAGATTACTTTCTGCGGCCATTCCTGTTTCATCATCGAGGGGTCGTCGGCATCCGTCGTCATCGATCCATTCCTTACGGGCAACCCCCAGGCGGCCGTCAGGGCCGAGGACGTGAAGGTCGACGCCGTGCTCGTGACCCACGGCCACGCCGACCACCTCGGCGACGCCGTCGACATCGCAAAGCGCAACAACGCGCGGATCATAGCTCCCTTCGAGCTCGTCAACTACTGCATCGAGAAGGGCGCCGAAGGGCATCCCATGCACATAGGCGGCGGCTTCGACTTTCCCTTCGGCCGCGTGAAACTGACGGTGGCCCACCACGGCTCCACCACCGAGAGCGGCGCCGTGGGCAACCCCTGCGGCTTCATAATCTCCATGGACGGCCGCACGGTCTATCACGCCGGCGACACGGGACTCTTCGGCGACATGAAGCTCATAGGCGAGACCAACTCCATCGACTGCGCCATGGTGCCCATAGGCGACAACTTCACCATGGGCATAGACGACGCCGTGCGGGCCGTGGAGCTCATAAGGCCCAAGGTCGTAATCCCCATGCACTACAACACGTGGGACGTCATAAAGGCCGACCCGGAGGAGTTCGCCGCGAGGCTTTCGGGCGGCCCAGCCGAGGTGAGGGTCTTGAAGCCCGGTGAGAGTACGGAGATTTAG
- a CDS encoding glutamate--tRNA ligase, which produces MTVRTRFAPSPTGYLHIGGARTALFNWLFARHHKGRFILRIEDTDLARSTEESIEAILDGMRWLGLDWDEGPYFQSRRSGLYSEHARRLLDSGAAYRCWCTPDELAHRREKALAGGRPPGYDGRCRDRTDAPDGPFALRFRVPAGSTVVNDAVKGATAFDHAQLEDFVIVRSDGTPTYNLCVVVDDATMDITHVIRGDDHLNNTPKQILLYEALGYKPPVFAHLPMILGADGTRLSKRHGAASVTAYREAGYLPHALVNYLARLGWSHGDEEIFSLDELVEKFSLDAVGRSSSIFNPDKLRWLNQHYIKQTPPGELAALLAPFLKALGVDAGGDDRLERIAATLRERASDLREMAESALFYFGDEVEYAPEAARRFLTADRAEPFRLLIEALSSLDDFSEEAVEGAFREVLDRTGLKLGKLAQPVRVALTGATVSPGIFETIAAMGRTMTLRRLERAVDFMEKAAPK; this is translated from the coding sequence TTGACGGTACGCACCAGGTTTGCGCCGAGCCCCACGGGCTATCTGCACATAGGTGGGGCGAGGACGGCGCTCTTCAACTGGCTCTTCGCCAGGCACCACAAGGGAAGGTTCATACTGAGGATAGAGGACACCGACCTTGCGAGAAGCACGGAGGAGTCCATAGAAGCCATTCTCGACGGTATGCGGTGGCTCGGCCTGGACTGGGACGAGGGACCCTATTTTCAGAGCCGCCGGAGCGGGCTCTACAGCGAGCACGCCCGCCGGCTTCTCGACTCCGGAGCCGCCTACCGGTGCTGGTGCACGCCCGACGAGCTCGCGCACAGGCGCGAGAAGGCCCTTGCCGGGGGCAGACCCCCGGGCTACGACGGCCGCTGCCGGGACCGCACGGACGCGCCCGACGGCCCCTTTGCCCTCCGCTTCCGCGTGCCCGCCGGCTCCACGGTGGTAAACGACGCGGTCAAGGGCGCAACGGCCTTCGACCACGCACAGCTCGAGGACTTCGTCATCGTGCGAAGCGACGGCACGCCCACATACAACCTCTGTGTGGTGGTGGACGACGCGACGATGGACATAACCCACGTCATCCGCGGCGACGACCACCTGAACAATACGCCCAAGCAGATACTCCTCTACGAGGCGCTCGGCTACAAGCCCCCGGTCTTCGCCCACCTGCCGATGATACTGGGCGCCGACGGGACCCGGCTCAGCAAGCGCCACGGCGCCGCGTCGGTCACGGCCTACCGCGAGGCCGGCTACCTGCCCCATGCGCTGGTCAACTACCTGGCAAGGCTCGGCTGGTCCCACGGCGACGAGGAGATATTCTCCCTCGACGAGCTCGTGGAGAAGTTCTCGCTCGACGCCGTCGGCAGGAGCTCCAGCATATTCAATCCCGACAAGCTGCGCTGGCTCAACCAGCACTACATAAAGCAGACGCCGCCTGGGGAGCTCGCCGCGCTGCTTGCGCCCTTTCTCAAGGCCCTCGGCGTCGACGCCGGGGGCGACGACAGGCTCGAAAGGATCGCCGCCACACTCAGGGAACGGGCCTCGGACCTGAGGGAGATGGCCGAGAGCGCGCTCTTCTACTTCGGCGACGAGGTGGAGTACGCGCCGGAGGCGGCGCGCAGGTTCCTGACGGCCGACAGGGCGGAGCCCTTCAGGCTCCTCATCGAGGCCCTCTCCTCGCTCGACGACTTCAGCGAGGAGGCCGTGGAAGGGGCCTTCAGGGAGGTGCTCGACCGCACGGGGCTCAAGCTCGGCAAGCTCGCCCAGCCCGTGCGCGTGGCGCTCACCGGCGCCACCGTGAGCCCCGGCATATTCGAGACCATCGCCGCCATGGGAAGGACAATGACCCTGCGGCGCCTTGAGAGGGCCGTGGACTTCATGGAGAAGGCCGCGCCGAAATGA